A portion of the Deinococcus peraridilitoris DSM 19664 genome contains these proteins:
- a CDS encoding pseudouridine synthase: MERLQKRLARAGVASRRAAEELIREGRVTVGGVPATLGQSVGEGDEVRVDGVLLSPDVSEHVTFMLYKPRGIITSARDELGRQGVLDLMPTYPGLHSVGRLDRDSEGLLLLTTDGDLTLRLTHPRYAHEKQYRVWLDSPLPRGALDLLRQGVELDEGRTSPAEVEEADGGLYVTIREGRNRQVRRMVQAVGAEVTRLVRVRFGGLFLGDLRTGEFCALSTSDLQQLEDPSRMPRSSWREAWQETRERWG, encoded by the coding sequence ATGGAGCGCTTGCAAAAGCGGCTGGCGCGGGCGGGCGTCGCATCGCGCCGGGCGGCGGAGGAGCTTATTCGTGAGGGACGCGTGACGGTCGGCGGTGTTCCTGCGACGCTGGGCCAGAGCGTCGGCGAAGGGGACGAAGTCCGCGTCGATGGCGTGCTGCTGTCGCCGGATGTCTCGGAGCACGTGACGTTCATGCTTTACAAGCCCCGCGGTATCATCACGAGCGCCCGCGACGAGCTGGGGCGTCAGGGCGTGCTGGACCTGATGCCGACTTACCCTGGCCTGCATTCGGTGGGTCGGCTTGACCGGGATTCCGAGGGACTGCTGCTGCTCACCACCGACGGTGACCTGACCTTGCGTCTGACCCACCCGCGTTACGCTCACGAAAAGCAGTACCGTGTCTGGCTGGACAGCCCGCTTCCACGCGGAGCGCTCGACCTGCTGCGCCAAGGCGTCGAACTTGACGAGGGCCGGACTTCGCCGGCCGAGGTTGAGGAAGCCGACGGTGGTCTGTACGTGACCATCCGTGAAGGACGCAACCGGCAGGTGCGCCGCATGGTGCAGGCCGTGGGCGCCGAAGTCACGCGGCTGGTTCGCGTACGCTTCGGCGGCCTGTTTCTGGGCGACCTGCGCACTGGCGAGTTCTGCGCGTTGAGCACGTCGGACTTGCAGCAACTGGAAGACCCTTCCCGCATGCCACGTTCCTCGTGGCGTGAGGCGTGGCAAGAGACGCGCGAGCGCTGGGGCTGA